Sequence from the Flavobacterium sp. TR2 genome:
ATTTAAAATCTTCTCCAAGCATTTCAGAAATAAAATATTCGGCATCTTCGGGATCAAATTTCCAATCGCTATGCCACGTATTTATTTCGTCAAAAAAAGCAAAATGATCTTCTGTGGTTTCGTAATACGCTTTAGTTTCAGCATTGAAACTCTCAAAAAGCTTCTCTGAATATTTTTTCACTTCATTTTCTTCAATGCTATTTCTTGAAACCAATTTGACAAACTCTTCAAATTCCTCCATAACAACTATGTCATCCTGCAGCAGATTTTCTGAAGACGGAAGCTCAATACCCGCAGGAATATCAATAGCAAAGTACTGGCAGATGGCCTGCAAAACTTTTTTGAAATCCTTAATTCCTATTTCCTGAGTTTCACTCTGAGGATTGTTAAAATCGAGATATTCAGAATCTAGCAAACCTTTTACATAATCAGAAAAATGGCTGCTAGAATATAACATTCTAAAATCGTTTATTTCTAAACTATTAGTACAGCAAAAGAAAATCATGAAGTTATTGATAACACTTGTAAAGTGCTTTTTCATTTCCTGACTTGGTCGCGAATAAAACTGAATATGAATAAAATCATACTGCAAATCATCCTGCATCGCTTCTTCTGACAAGCCTCCAATATTCAGTTTTTTATAAAGTTCGTTCAGAACTTCATAAGCATTATTAAATCCAGCTCTTTTAACTTCTACCCTACCGTCTTCATGATCTAACGAGGAAGGAACCGAATACAAATTTACGGTAACCGTGTCATGAATTCCTTTTACTTTGAATTCTAAACTATTACATTCATGATATAAATGGCTATAAATTGCATCAATAACGTCAAAAGAAATGATTGATTTCGGATCATTATTTCTATTAAATAAATTGGAGAAAAAGCCCATATATTTTTACATTAAAAATTAATCGTTTGAATATTTAAAACTCTGATTCATCTTATCAAAAGGAATCACTTCGTTGACAATTGATTCCAGTTCGAAATCTGTCAATAATCCTCTAGCCGATTCTATAATTTTTGGAGAAACATTTATTTCATAATCCACAATATCTCTTTCCAAGATGGATGATAGAATTGCATTTTGCTGCTCAGTCAGATACTTTTTGTGCGATTTAAATACCGATTCGATATCTTCTCTAAACTCCTCATCTGTAAGCTCATTATACACATCTTGTTTTGACATATCGATCAATAAAACTTTGAAGATAAAATCTTGAAGGTTTTTTGCCAAATAATTGACCTCGTTAGAATCGTGCCAGACAAAAACGATAGGCACATCGCCATTATTTTCTTCATTTAAGAAAAAACAATAATGATCCCCGCCGCCGCTTTTGGCAAACGGAAT
This genomic interval carries:
- a CDS encoding SMI1/KNR4 family protein, whose translation is MTIQEIEKKYGFNFPLLYKQLDADGMLDVGEYGPNWYTEVYPTLKDNPPLLLHSYDFESLNLKSVVEEIEELQDPEDYRNINPEFKFIPFAKSGGGDHYCFFLNEENNGDVPIVFVWHDSNEVNYLAKNLQDFIFKVLLIDMSKQDVYNELTDEEFREDIESVFKSHKKYLTEQQNAILSSILERDIVDYEINVSPKIIESARGLLTDFELESIVNEVIPFDKMNQSFKYSND